The window TATGCAACTGCGTCCAAATCGTGCAGCTTTTTCATAACCAGTTCACCTATTTCCTCTGAGGCAACCTCCTTATTCATGCCATTCCAGAGTTTTCTCTCTATGTCATTTACTATCTGCTCCAAAATATCCATGCTTATAGGCCTTTTTTCACAGGCTGTTACAATGCCATTTAGAAGTTTCTCCCTGTCAAACTCCTCCCTGCGATTATCTTTTTTAACAACCATAATTGGAATCAACTCTATTTTTTCATAAGTAGTAAATCTCTTTGCGCATTTCAAGCACTCTCTTCTTCGTCTTATAACATTATTTTCTTTGCTTTCTCTGGAATCAATTACCTTGTCTTCCTGATGAGCGCAGAATGGACACTTCATTTAAAAGAATACCCTATATTGTGCAAAAAAAAATATAACACCCAACATATAGGGTGTCAAGGCAAAAAAATTTTACTCCTCGTACTCTAGCTCTTTGTCATTTAAGACATCAAGCTGAATACCAACTTGTTTGAACATTTTTCTGGTTAAACTGGCAGTATGATATTTTTTTTGACATACAACCCGTTTAATGCCAGCAGCGATTATTA is drawn from bacterium and contains these coding sequences:
- the nrdR gene encoding transcriptional regulator NrdR; the protein is MKCPFCAHQEDKVIDSRESKENNVIRRRRECLKCAKRFTTYEKIELIPIMVVKKDNRREEFDREKLLNGIVTACEKRPISMDILEQIVNDIERKLWNGMNKEVASEEIGELVMKKLHDLDAVAYVRFASVYRQFEDIGDFLDHAKTIIKNRGC